The Anabrus simplex isolate iqAnaSimp1 chromosome 6, ASM4041472v1, whole genome shotgun sequence genome includes the window caacaggcgtgattttcaACCAGGCACCAGtttgcgataggcccgttacattgggtgaaacagggatgaagctgattcctgcccgtggtgctcCTGCATAGGTAActggattaaaattccagtactgaactgaacgtcagcattccagaagtatctaccagtcaatatgacccaatcgctatattcagaacggtctttatcaagaccaacactaaccattatatctgtaaataatgaaggtttatctccatctaaagaaggaatgttacatcagctttgtcaaacttacaaatgtgatatattatgccttcGGGAAATtcacagggatgagcaactacggcAACCAAAAATAGCAggaatgagacttgtggccgagatACCCAacagacagtatggcagcgctgtttttgccaaaccaaatCAACAAATTTTGTTGTTTGCAGCTAccaatgaaaatcaaatcaagATAATAACTGTGAAACTCAgtgttagaatgggctgatgatttCCAGTTACAACTtatcaacttattcatgaccccaaactacctccatcctttaacagcagtagatggcgacgaggcttcaacccagacctgatatttgtgagtgaacacgtagcacagcaatgtgtgaaatcaatgtgcagtcccattccaaatacccagcatcggaCCATAATGTGCCAACTTTTCTttgcaattcaaccaataaaggttccgtttcgaaggagatataatttcaaaaaagcagactgggagaagttcagctcaacctttgataaaataatatcatataACCACCCAACACCAGATTTTTATGATCAGTTTATTGAAGCTGTGAAGGAAGCTTCCCGCGtttccataccacgaggatgcagagttaactatatacaaggtctaacttcagacacagctgcccaaatgaacacatatatttcactgtttcaggaagatccattcagtgaagacactatctcagatggaaggaaactgctttcctcaactGCAGAggatgcttggatcaaacttacggaggaaacagacatgtcaagggatagccgaaaggctcGGAAGCTTCTCAAACAACTTAGCAACGATCCgaccaagggaccagtccatgcaaatgttatggcaaaccaaatcgcaaatcagcttgtcatcaatgggaaaacaaatcacccaataaggaagatggaacataatacCCCAATAAACGAGGttatgaagtccagtaacctatcacgaccatttgaaataacggaattacagaaagtgATTCAATGtagcaaaaatggaaaagcggcaggattagatgatatcacaatagaacaaataaaacagttcagttcaaccacacaggcatagcttttaaacttcaacaactgttttacttccctaaaaattccaaaaatatgaagaaaatccaaggtgatcgcatttctgaaatttggaaaggaaccttcgaaccccTAAAATTTCAGACCAAtttccttactctgccacctatacaaaataatggaaagaatgttgctcacTCGCTTAATGgaagtagtagaccaagtcctaatccctcagcaatgtggcttccgcccaagaaagagttgcacagcacagattttacatctaacccagcacattGAGGACAGGTTTGAAATGAACAAGAGCACcggtgtggcttttgtggatctctcagccacctacgatacagtaaatcacaggatattattacacaaactttacaGAATGATTACAGATATccaggtaaccaagatgatagctactctcctggaaaatcgtcgcaaTTTTTGCTGAATTCCAAGGACACCGAAGCAGATGGagaaatcaaaggaatggactatcTCActgcagtgtactggctcctattcttttcaacatctacactactgACCAGCCATTTACAGAAAGTACTAAAAgttttatctatgccgatgaccttgcacttactactcaaactgatacatTTGATGAAGCAAAGATCTCTTTAACTGTTGCagtagaagagctaggtacctattatgagaaaaaccagctcaaaccaaatccagctaagactcaaatttgtgcgttccatctgcggcatgcacaggcctctcagaaactcaaagtactatggaaaggggaacttactggaacactactttacaccaaagtacctgggagttatgctggtcACACATtgacatataagaaacattgccaaaacttaaaacaaaagatagctgctagaaacaacattctacgaaaattatcaggaacaagttggggaacacaaccacaaaattagaacatcagctctagctctatgctaccctgcaggagaatatgcctccccggtttggtacaggtcagctcatatgaagcaggtcgacatcgctcgAAACGAAAGCTGCAAGATCATTACTgaatgtttgaaacctacacccattgagaaggtccaactttcagctggtattgctcccggtgagattcgtagggaggtaacAGCTAACAAAGAAAGGGTCCAATCAtcatcttcagaagcacatcctctctatgaaTATCACACGGacgctaaaatctagaaaaagttttctccgcacatcagttaaccttgaggggaaagcagagaatgctagagtcacaatgtggaaagaaagaatcagccacctttccaactggatagagctgaaggaaagtcttccatgtggacaccaggagaagtggacagtatggaaagcccttaacagactccgtacagaagtcagcagaacaaaagtaaatttgcggaagtggggcttctaaAGTGATTCATCACTATGTGATTGCGGACAGCAGCaaacgatccaacatctatgtcagtgtgttttatgtccttcaatgtgcactatgaaagacttgattgcagcctcccccaatgcTATTGACGTcacccaatactgggcaagcatcatctagctctcgaaaaTTGTCGCTTTATCTATGATTGTATAATAGACCTATATATTTGTagagtaggaatgtagatatcatgttgGTTTTTTTTagtatctgtaagtaaagttgatacttctgacacaaataaagaaagaaagattgggtgaaacagaagagaccgttctggaggcagctcttaataatacacacatcagtacaagggcgacaccagccagccgtctgtctggcgaatactgcatgaacataaatttcacccatgccATTCTgaactacaccaagagctccatggacgggatttcgaagctcgaatggagttctgccggtggctattaggcagactagacaatgatacagcattcgtattgcacatcttgttctcggatgaatcgcGCTTCCTCAATaacgggaacgtcaatcgccacaacatgcactatcaGAGTCTGGAaaatcctcactgggtgtgacaggcggcCCACCAAGTATGatgggagtgaatgtttggtgtggaatcttgagaGATCGCCTGATtgaaccttatttctttgagggctatTGGTCGGgcccatgctacctgcactttctgcgtcaggaactcccactgctgttggaggatgtgcccttgcacgatcatttgacgatgtggttgcaacaggatggaactccaccacattcgactttgcccattcgtaaccatcagaacgaggaactgccagggaaatggacaggacgaggaggccctgtttcttggcccgccagatcatcgggtttaatgccgttagacttcttcttgtggggaaatttgaagaacgtcgtttacactcaagcgcagGAAAgctccgaccagctccggcaactgataacggacgcctgccgagcaattacacctggaatgcttcagcgtgcaaaacgatctattggacactgggCCTGAATGTGTATAAACCATAACGGTCAACACAtcaagcatttgctgcgataaaacattgtcagagcagttttgttcctattatttccagtcTGTTGgagtccggcctgctaactaatcggcccttcttagggtcacaaacacattcattcacacacaatttgcatgaatgTGGGTACTGAACTTGCATTGCGTGTggtacatattaaacaaatatttcaaaaatttgtgatCTTCGCCCCGAACTCGAACCTCCCACATGACatacaagcccgctccgccacgccttaccaactacactacggttccgtacggtacACTGGGCAGCTaacagcaagtattaggtttactgtggtcacaatatcaatttagtgtttcgccggtgtgtcaggttcatatgatctagaaggcacacgcatgtcttccagtgtttaatacgagtgtaatgttacggcatcctatcatggtgaggcggtaaataccaagacatctggttgtgttgtctgagcataccagcagggcagatgttttcaagatggaatgaatattgtgggttgcataaaactacattggaaggggtggctgaatcacgctgtatataaaAAGTCtgtctcaatagcaaccaaattgaaacactacaaaaaagGTCACCTAGctacaaattacatatgcatgtgaaataTTATTCAAAACTACAAACACAGTTGCAACAGACAGAGCACTGAAGTTGGAAAGGAAAATAGTGAGAAGCTGTTTAAATAAAAATgatcaagtaaacggagtctggagaccAGCTTGcaatgaaacagtttataaagaaatagaacctgtgactagcacaacaaaaaagaaattaatatcattcttagggcatctaatacagTTACCAAAaaatgatgcttcttgttttaaggggactatcatcgaaggtcatcggcacctTACCAGAAAATAGAAttagtagaaaaattatggaagagtaagaataatattagatggatcacagaacttaaagaagacacgagagagttacatattacaatagaagatttaaaatacaaaacaaatacactcaagatattgaaagataaacacactagactacaggaaaaaatattttgctagttgctttacgtcgcaccgacacagataggtcttagggcaacaatgggacaggaaaggctaggagtgggaagaaagcggccgtggcattaaggtacagccccaggatttatctggtgtgaaaatgggaaaccacggaaaaccatcttcagggctgccgacagtggggttcgaacctactatctcccgaatactggccgcacttaagcggctgcagctatcgagcttggtcagacgaaaatcaacaagcagagaataggaagagcgattccagaagcagaaagaaaattctGTTCAGAAaagatgaaacagtattgggctgacaaaaagcaGAAAAATCTCCACAAACCTAAGTAGTCCtgtgttggctaaaaaattaaagtaaataataatcttattttctgcacattgtgcgcttttcctctttattatttaataataatcttaaatTTATTAAATATCATGCATTTGGCATGTCTCTCAGGTTAAACACTTAATTATATTATTACACAATCATGAACCAAGCTATTTGCATAATAAAAAACATTATGTCAACTCTTCTCCAAAGTGAAGCGGTAAAATTACAATCATTGATTCATATTAGTGGAATGATACATTTCTGGTCATCTGTAGCGTGTGTATTATAAATAGGGATGGCATATTAGGAACACAAAGGACATTTTCATAAACAAATTCAAACCAAAACTTCCCTGTGCCATAATAAGGCTACTTATTCAATAAAGAAGTTAATACCGGTAAGGCGTACGCAAATAAGGTCTATTAAGATCTATTAGACTAGCACATAGCTGTGATTACCTTAGTATTGGAGCCAActggaaaattaaaataaatatccgAATAATCCATCTTTTCGAAGCCACTTTTGCCACTGATATACTGTCTTCATCCTTGACATACCTAATTAAGAAAACAAAGTGTATCATTTAAAAAACCAAGTAAAAATGTAAAATACtggtttcaaaagctaatgttaaAAGAATTTGCACTCACATCTTTGTACTAATTACGGTATTGACGAAAgcaggaaataaaataaataataacgttAATTGGAAGTAGGTTGTCTTTCCACTACGATAATAACGATAAGCTAAATTTATATCAAAAGCTACATCTACAATATGGCTAATAATTGACACCAATAAAGCAAATATATCGAAATCTGTAACATGTGCGCGATTCGGAGCATAATCGGGTTTATCGTAGGGAATATCATCACTGTTATTGTCATTAATAAACGATGGCATCTTCAGATGAATAAAGAAACTCTAAAAACATAATCGTTCCGAAACATTTTAAGTACAGATTTAATATTCGTACAGTTCTAAATTCTAATTACATCTTCTTTTACACAACTAACCATACTTCCCAACACATCCATTACAACCCCCCCTACACAAATCCTTGTCACCGTAATCTGCTGACAACTGACAGGAGCGAAGCAAACAGCTGCATCAGAAAACCAAAGATTGTCCAACCAGAGATAAACACCACCTATGCATAGAACCAGTAAATAACATTTTGTTCTGTAGATCACAATTTTACATCACCAAGTGTAAAACAGGAAACAGTATTCAAGTCGAATTCGACAGCCACATGTAAACGGTAGTTCCTGCCTTATTACGATTTCTTGAGAGATAATTTTCTTGTCAGCTTTGCCATGGTTAAATTCGTACACTCAGATTTTATACACccctgatggtgttgacattttaATCTCTCATATTGAGCAATAGTCTTTTGTGTCGTTGACTGTCATTATCTGATCGCTACCAGTGTGTTGAAATAGATCGGAATCTGGCTATTATGATTTGATTTCTGCTATTATCTGGACGGAATTTCTGTTCTAGCTGATGATCATGGTTTACGCCTACGGCCGATGCTTGTTGACCGATTGGGAGTATGTCAGGGACAGGTTATGACCATGACAATGACTTCAATTGTTATAACTTGAAATTCTTCGTCTTAACTGCATAATTGGAACTTAATCATGTCTGTAAGATATATCTTCTAGATCAACAACGGTAACATTTGTTATGCCTACAGTTGAAAATCTGTGTTTTGTACCAATTTGATCTGCAATGGTTCTGCAGTCTGTGGGTGTGTGGAGGTAGTGGTTTCGCTTCATGTTGATTGACAGTAACATGGATTGACATGGACAATTACGATTTACTCACACCGATAGGTGAAGGTGCGTTTGGATTGGTGTTCAAAGCAGTTCATAAGCCCACAGGTCAAGAAGTGGCTCTAAAGAGGATACTTTTTGTGGGTCGAACTGCTGTTACGCGTGTGCCGAAACTGATCGAcgttttaaaagagatcaaattgTTGGCTACAATTGATTGTGAAAATGTTGTTAAACTGTTAGATTGGTTTCTACATGGTTCCACATATGTTCTTGCTTTTGACCTAATGCCTTCAGGGTTGCTGGAATATATATATGATCTGCAGGCTCCTCTGCAGACAGGAGAAATTAAAGCATATTTACGAATGCTTCTGAAAGGTGTTGCATACTTACATGCCCACTCAATTATTCACAGAGACATAAAGCCTGCTAATGTACTCATTGATAGACGTGGAATATTGAAACTTGCCGACCTTGGTTTATCTCGGTTAATTGGCCGGGATGGCTTTCTTACTCCTCATATTGGTACAAGATGGTACAGAGCTCCTGAACTCTTATTTGGAGATTGTTCGTATGACTATGGGGTGGATATGTGGGCAGTGGGTTGTGTGTTTGCAGAAATGCTCAATAGGACTCCTCTCTTTGCAGGCTCTTCCGATATTGATCAGCTGGCAACTGTACTCAGCACTCTTGGAGCTCCAAATGAAGAAGTCTGGCCTGGAGTTACAAGTCTTCCAgattataataaaatattgtttCCTAATATGGCCGCTGTCCCATTTGAAGATTTATTTCCTGACTGTGATGAGATTACTCTCAATCTTCTCGAGAAGTTCTTAACATATTATCCAAAAAACAGGATAAGAGCAAATGAGGCGCTTCAGCACCCAGTTTTCTTTCTGGATCCATTACCACTGCAGGATCATCTTTTGAGAAAGCCTCCTAGCAACCACAGACTTGTGGTCCTGGGGAAAACAAATTATCATGCTCTTGATAATGCGTTCCCAGTTTAGAATGTTACTGATAGCtaaagttatattttcaaatatGGAAGTATCTTGACAATGTTATTGTAATGGTTGCAAGCATGCTTTCACTATACcagttttcatatttatttttcaaatgatCGAGTGAATTTGTCTCCCCCCCAAGGCTCATAGCTTGAGAAACATACAGAGAGGCTATAGATATCAAGCAGAGTCTGGAGTTCCTCCCGTTAGCTCTTGACAGACTCACTTTAACCTTTCCCGTTTAACTTCCCAAAGTTACTTTTTGTTCTCCTTGAACTCGTACAGTGTTTACTTTCATTTACCTACCTTTACCTACATCTCATTTGCCCAATACTATATTTCTTTGTAGGATCAGCTTTCTCCTTCAGTTTATATTGCAAAGGACTAATAATCTGTCTTGTTTTGCCTAGTAAAGGAAAGACTCCGTTGCCACAGAGTGATTTTGGCAAAGGACTACCGTATAGTTGGATGCTGTTAAGTTAGTTATGTGGAGGGTCAGAACTTTTAGCTACAATGTACAGTATATTCATAATGGAAAAGCTGCTGTATGCTATCCTTCAAAATTTGTTTATTGGCTGCGTCTTGTACCCCTCATGGAAAACAGTGTTGTATACATtagcattgttattgttgttaattatGTGTACAATTTGTACAGTGATTATACTGCAGTGATAATATAAGTCAAGAGATATTATAGAGAAGCAACTATCATGAAACCTATCTCTCATTCTGCTGAATGTGTGTTTAAATCACATAGTTAAGAAAAGCAAAAAAATTTGTGATTATATTGCATTTTAAGAAGAGAAAATTGTAGATCTGTTCATAATCTTAAAAATAATGTAACCGATTGTATGTCACActcactacttttacagtttttaaaGACTAAAGTGCAGGAGTTGTTTCTACAtgcgagtaaatctaccaacgTGAAGCTAACGTagtttgggcaccttcaaataccaccataccgatttctcacaatatatatatatatattttttgcgtTACATGTTCCAATcggtcaatcaatcagtcagtcactactaatctgcatttaaggcagtcacctaagtggcagattccctatctgttgttttcctagccttttcttaaaagatttcaaagaaattgtataccggtacttattgaacatctcccttggtaagttattccaatccctaactccccttcctataaacgaatatttgcaacaatttgtcctcttgaattccaactttatcttcatattgtgatcttttctacttttaaagacaccacgcacACTTACTCGTCcactgtcattccatgccatccttacactgacagctcagagcataccacttagttgagcagctcgcctcctttgtcttcccagcccaaaatttgcaacatttttgtaacgctactattttgtcggaaatcacccggaacaaatcgagctgcttttctttggatttttccagttcttgaatcaagtaaccctggtgaggggcccatacactggaaccatactctagttggggtcttaccagagacttttatgccctctcctgtacatcgttacttcaacccctaaacaccctcataaccatgtgcagagatctgtaccctttatttacaatcccatttatgtgattactccaatgaagatctttccttatattaacatctaggtacttacagtgatccccacaaggaactttcaccccatcaacgcagtaattaaaactgagaggactcttcctatcttgaaactcacaacctgacttttaacaccatttatcatcacaccagtgcctgctgtccatctcacaacattatcaaggtcattttgcagttgctcaccatcttgtaacttatttattactctatacgctgttgtcacactcactgaagctgctggaaaagatcatagaaacaagacttaggaagatagttgaacctttgcttgaggaagaacaacatgggttcaggaaaggtcgaagtactgtggatcttatctttgcagtaaagatgctgacagaaaagtactgggaatacggaagaaatattgtgattgcatttgtggacattgaaaaagcatatgatagtgttcctcgaaacaagatatgggaatgtctggaagatctaaaggtgccaaagtacttaattgacaaagtcaagatgctataccagaagtgctacagctgtgtccagataggcaacagacgatcaaaatggtttgaaacaaagagaggtgtccaacaagaaagtgctctgtcaccactcctgttcgtaatagtaatggacatggtcatcaaatctatcaagaaaatggacagtgaaccaaacgccctggcatttgctgatgatgtACTTTTATGgagagagacagaagctgaagttcagaagaaacttagtgaatggaacaacacattcaaaaattttggactgaagatgagcaaaacaaagacagtggaaaagaccatcaacagggaaggaacaagctcaaatatattttgGGAAGGAGCGAAAATCGAATCAgcctcccacttcaagtacctcggaagcacaatatcgaaagacaacactgttaggcaggaaatacacagcaggacacagaaagcattgaacttctacagtcaagtcagaaatctcctctgggactctaaaataccacagaaagcgaaaacaatcatgtaccacacttattTTGTACCAATCCTcatgtacggtttagagacatatACCTTACTAAACAAaaacttcagtagaatccaagcaactgaaatgagattcattagaaccatgaaccaaacaacaagaaaggacaagatcagaaatgaagtgaataggaaagtagctggtattgaggttcctattatcagtgtcataaagaaactcagacttcagtggtatgggcacataatgagaatgaacagggaaagacctgccagaaaatatttcgaccttaatctcgtagaaggaagaccacagggaagaccaagaaaacgttggatagagactgtaagatcagatgtggaggagagaggatacaaacgggaggatgtactggatcagaagatgtatgaagacaaaaGGAGAtggtgagcgcttgtacaccacacccgggaaactggagttgggaaatagcgatgatgatgatgacagaataacatcatctgcaaacatccttatctctgattccacttctttactcatatctatatatataaaataagagttttgtctgtacattgctcagaatttgaaaagaatggtatttctgtatcggtcatgtccacagtaacaagaaaatgcattttttacttttccgtaatttctgtctgtctgtctgtatgtatgtacacgcatcacgagaaaacggctgaagagaatttaatgaaaatcgaaatgtaaagtcaggtgatgaacagctacaatctaggctataaattattttaatcacgctgagtgaaatggtagtttaggagaaggcctgaaatttaattctcaaatatttatgttattagtggtcgtgtcttaatgaaaatcgctagacaaagatgtgaaataattcgctacaatatgggctatacacgctgagaaaaatggtagtttaggggaaggcctaaaatttaatggtcaaatatttattttattagtggttgtatcttcacgaaaattggtatgcaaagtcagggaataggtcgctataatctaggctatcaaaaatattattcgcactgagtgaaatggtggtttaggggaaggcctgaaatgtaatctatatatataaaataagagttttgtctgtacattgctcagaatttggaaataatggtatttctgtatcggtcatgtccatagtaacaagaaaatgtactttataCTTTTacgtaatttctctctgtctgtctgtatgtatgtacacgcatcacgagaaaacggctgaagagaatttaatgaaaatcggtatgtaaagtcgggggatgagccgctacaatctaggctataaattattttaatcacgctgagtgaaatggtagtttaggggaaggccttaaatttaattatccaatatttatattattagcggtcctatcgataaatactatataactaaagttatatagaattcaatttccagtcatttatgtcttatacatttttaccgtaccggctctgataacacagatattaatgaatttgtatttttgttgctaagtccatatcaacgccgagccacgagaaaatgggtcaacagaatttaatgaaaaccgctatatagagtcggggataagaaactacagtctaggctgtaaataattttattttccccgagattaaatggtagtttaggggaaggcgcctaaaatttaattttaaataccggtacctatgttattggtgctatagaaaagtacggtactatataacaaaagttatatagacaatacaatttccgatcatttatgtttcattcagttttactgtaccgactatgataagagtggtatttcagaaggcctacaatatccaaagcgtttaacactgatcaacaattactttacattgaccattgtttgttgtgatgttcttcgtttcttatggtgccgctcaactccgatagatgggattactactgcgtaccgagtataacagcctgactgaacattggcaggaaatagctggggagttgggaaactttcttctttagcatgccattcctctggttcatacattttctgatactgcaggtacgcaatacactggttcatcatagcattcaccagtatccagtaatcgggtgatagtggattcgagccccactgtcggcagccctgaaaatggttttccgtggtttcccattttcacaccaggcaaatgccaggactgtaccttaattaaggccacggccgcttccttccacttcctaggcctttcctaacccatcgttgccataagacatatctgtgtcggtgcgacgtaaagcaaatagcaaaaaaaaatagcatcatagcatttgagctattcaatccctactctgaggcactga containing:
- the LOC136875725 gene encoding cyclin-dependent kinase 20 → MDNYDLLTPIGEGAFGLVFKAVHKPTGQEVALKRILFVGRTAVTRVPKLIDVLKEIKLLATIDCENVVKLLDWFLHGSTYVLAFDLMPSGLLEYIYDLQAPLQTGEIKAYLRMLLKGVAYLHAHSIIHRDIKPANVLIDRRGILKLADLGLSRLIGRDGFLTPHIGTRWYRAPELLFGDCSSDIDQLATVLSTLGAPNEEVWPGVTSLPDYNKILFPNMAAVPFEDLFPDCDEITLNLLEKFLTYYPKNRIRANEALQHPVFFLDPLPLQDHLLRKPPSNHRLVVLGKTNYHALDNAFPV